The Sediminispirochaeta smaragdinae DSM 11293 genome has a segment encoding these proteins:
- the mtnA gene encoding S-methyl-5-thioribose-1-phosphate isomerase has protein sequence MQSIETIAFKKGALHLIDQRKLPGHYEIFVCSDYRDVEFAIRDMVVRGAPAIGATAAYGVYLAARDLSTLEGEAFLRELKKACDVLEATRPTAVNLRWAIRRMYTLADKESAKGSRSVTERLKKEADLIHAEDIETNHRMAEYGVELVPEGARILTHCNTGALATAGWGTALGVIRQAYSRDKSIFVYADETRPRLQGARLTAWELVQEGIPAKLIPDNAAAFLMQQGKIDIVMVGADRIATNGDTSNKIGTYMLSICAKEHGIPFYIVAPVSTIDFEISSGSQIPIEERSAEEVTHIGGVQIAPETVDVYNPAFDVTPGAHISAIITDRGILRPPYAEAMKVLQEELR, from the coding sequence ATGCAAAGCATAGAAACCATCGCGTTTAAGAAGGGGGCTCTTCACCTTATCGATCAACGTAAGCTCCCGGGACACTACGAAATCTTCGTCTGCAGCGATTACCGTGATGTGGAGTTCGCCATACGAGATATGGTGGTGCGGGGAGCTCCCGCAATTGGAGCCACTGCGGCCTACGGGGTTTATCTTGCGGCAAGGGATCTTTCAACGTTGGAAGGTGAGGCCTTTTTACGCGAACTGAAGAAGGCCTGTGATGTTCTCGAGGCAACCCGGCCCACCGCTGTCAATCTACGATGGGCCATCAGGCGCATGTATACCCTTGCCGACAAGGAGAGCGCTAAGGGCAGCAGATCCGTTACCGAGCGTCTGAAAAAAGAGGCTGATCTCATCCACGCAGAAGATATCGAAACGAATCACCGAATGGCAGAATACGGAGTCGAACTGGTCCCCGAAGGGGCAAGGATTCTTACCCACTGTAATACCGGTGCCTTGGCAACGGCGGGTTGGGGAACCGCCCTGGGGGTTATTCGGCAGGCCTATTCCAGGGACAAAAGCATCTTCGTCTACGCAGATGAAACACGCCCCCGACTCCAAGGCGCACGGCTTACCGCATGGGAACTTGTCCAGGAGGGTATTCCGGCAAAGCTCATTCCCGACAACGCCGCTGCATTTCTCATGCAACAGGGAAAGATAGACATTGTCATGGTTGGTGCAGATAGAATTGCCACCAACGGTGATACCAGTAACAAGATCGGAACCTATATGTTGTCCATCTGTGCAAAAGAACACGGTATTCCGTTTTATATCGTGGCTCCTGTTTCCACCATCGATTTTGAAATCTCCTCAGGATCCCAGATACCCATTGAAGAACGTAGTGCCGAAGAGGTGACCCATATCGGTGGTGTTCAAATTGCCCCCGAAACGGTCGATGTCTATAATCCAGCCTTCGACGTCACACCGGGAGCACATATTAGCGCCATCATCACGGACAGGGGCATTCTACGCCCCCCCTATGCCGAGGCAATGAAGGTTTTGCAGGAGGAATTGCGATGA
- a CDS encoding ATP-binding protein, translated as MRKRLLVFFAAVILLTGTLLIGIAGNTFWQSQRKIIDQMQEDIVGQVEERVANFDLLLFWTEEAMQKEGTEAMARLISDYPEIEKLLKIPPAELKKMASSYGLDEIYVIDPNQIVVQSSLISDIGIDIGKFSRRFSRFLRDIVGSRRIVAQKLVPSSTTGIINTYFYYGSPASPYLLEGSISVSSFFGKNYPPHFYDYLFHDYFSDLTNGRSYVTSIGIYHLSHGTQWSLIDEDRSFVDRFAVVPQLREGKTITIREGSLLYRYQPLQIRSVTTDFSYPLFIEIVYDLSPIQVIQKESFAHGFTLMLFFPFIIIIPFIYLLQKLFLNPLSAIEANIHKIERGEHPSKRDHSGDNDLQAIDSAIIKMAERIDERTGELQKTRNFFRNIINAMPSAIFIVNETGMIESANDTAASMFGMEKGAIVTMAFDKLLPEVSPMLADITKRTSHNSVESPRLLKINRNQKELLFALSIFTVQGKNSQRVIRLDDVTESKRKDEQIRQAQRMETIGYLAGGLAHDFNNILGGISGTVSLMKLELEEEPSPNRDTILHHLETISDSVSSASQIVMQMLTLAKKKGSEKKIFDLNEIAGRSVEFLRNSTDKSVEIAFTPFTRAAICEGSPSQIEQVILNLGINGIHAMTTMRGKKEEYGGKLSISVERSILSKEFFASHPDSSRGGYWNIKVSDTGIGIPEENRQKIFDPFFSTKSRGRGTGLGLTMVYNIVQQHGGIIEIKSTDGEGTSFIIHLPLPSSVMTGSLPTSARGSGHAAIIKGSGTVLFVDDEEMLLSNGSAMLHACGYEVTTASSGKNAMELLRKAPDRYDIAVVDIIMPEFSGLECLKAIQKEVPSLPVILTSGNSGDEQISEGIEAGAAAFLPKPYSIETLSSLIADTLKPRLILKDEL; from the coding sequence ATGAGAAAACGACTTTTGGTCTTTTTTGCCGCCGTCATCCTCCTGACGGGCACGCTTTTGATAGGCATAGCCGGAAATACCTTTTGGCAAAGCCAGCGGAAGATTATCGATCAAATGCAAGAAGACATTGTCGGTCAAGTGGAAGAACGAGTCGCCAATTTCGATCTCCTTCTTTTCTGGACCGAAGAGGCTATGCAGAAGGAAGGAACAGAGGCAATGGCACGCCTAATTTCCGACTATCCCGAGATCGAGAAGCTGCTGAAGATCCCACCTGCGGAATTAAAGAAGATGGCAAGTTCTTACGGTCTAGATGAAATCTATGTAATAGATCCAAACCAGATCGTTGTACAGAGCTCTCTTATCTCCGATATTGGGATCGACATTGGAAAATTCAGCAGACGTTTTTCACGTTTCCTTCGTGATATTGTCGGATCGAGACGCATTGTAGCCCAAAAGCTTGTTCCCTCCAGTACGACCGGTATTATCAATACATATTTTTATTACGGCTCCCCCGCCTCACCTTACCTCTTGGAAGGAAGTATCTCCGTCAGTAGTTTTTTCGGAAAAAATTATCCTCCTCACTTCTACGATTATCTTTTCCACGATTACTTTTCCGATCTTACAAACGGAAGAAGTTATGTTACCTCAATTGGGATTTATCACCTAAGCCACGGAACACAGTGGTCGCTCATAGATGAAGACCGATCCTTTGTCGACCGTTTTGCCGTTGTCCCTCAACTCAGAGAGGGTAAAACGATAACAATACGGGAGGGGAGCCTCCTTTATCGATATCAACCGCTGCAGATCAGAAGCGTGACCACGGATTTTTCTTATCCGCTTTTCATCGAAATTGTTTACGATCTTTCTCCTATACAGGTTATTCAAAAAGAGTCCTTTGCCCATGGATTCACACTTATGCTCTTTTTCCCTTTTATCATTATCATTCCCTTCATATATCTCTTGCAGAAATTGTTTCTCAATCCACTTTCTGCAATCGAAGCAAATATCCACAAAATTGAGCGAGGAGAGCATCCCAGCAAACGCGATCACAGCGGAGATAATGATCTTCAGGCAATCGACTCTGCAATCATCAAAATGGCCGAACGTATTGACGAGCGAACAGGAGAGCTTCAAAAAACCAGAAATTTTTTTCGCAATATCATCAATGCAATGCCTTCTGCCATCTTTATCGTGAATGAAACGGGTATGATAGAGAGTGCAAACGATACCGCAGCCTCAATGTTTGGAATGGAGAAAGGAGCGATTGTGACAATGGCCTTTGACAAGCTTCTTCCGGAAGTTTCACCCATGCTGGCCGATATCACGAAAAGAACTTCACACAATAGCGTCGAAAGTCCCCGACTTTTGAAAATCAACAGGAACCAGAAAGAACTACTTTTCGCTCTCTCGATTTTCACCGTTCAAGGTAAAAACTCTCAAAGGGTTATTCGCCTTGACGATGTGACGGAAAGCAAACGCAAGGACGAACAGATACGACAGGCTCAGCGTATGGAAACCATCGGCTATTTGGCAGGGGGGCTTGCACATGATTTCAACAATATTCTCGGAGGTATCAGTGGTACGGTCAGTCTGATGAAGCTTGAGCTGGAAGAGGAGCCAAGCCCAAATCGGGATACAATCCTCCATCATCTCGAGACCATTTCGGATTCGGTATCCAGCGCCTCGCAAATCGTGATGCAGATGCTTACGCTGGCAAAGAAAAAGGGATCGGAGAAAAAGATTTTTGATCTGAATGAGATAGCCGGTCGTTCGGTAGAATTTTTACGAAATTCAACAGATAAAAGTGTCGAGATAGCTTTTACGCCCTTCACAAGAGCGGCGATCTGCGAAGGATCGCCTTCTCAGATCGAGCAGGTAATTCTCAATCTCGGAATCAACGGTATTCATGCCATGACTACCATGCGGGGAAAAAAAGAAGAGTATGGCGGAAAACTTTCGATTTCCGTGGAACGATCGATACTAAGCAAAGAATTTTTTGCGTCCCATCCCGATAGCAGTCGGGGAGGATATTGGAATATCAAGGTAAGTGATACGGGAATCGGGATTCCGGAAGAAAATCGTCAAAAAATTTTCGATCCCTTTTTCTCTACAAAGAGCAGGGGACGGGGCACAGGTTTAGGTCTCACGATGGTCTACAACATCGTACAGCAACACGGAGGCATAATCGAAATAAAAAGTACCGATGGGGAAGGAACAAGCTTTATCATTCATCTCCCCCTCCCCAGTTCTGTGATGACAGGCTCGTTGCCGACCAGTGCGCGTGGTTCCGGCCACGCTGCCATAATCAAAGGATCGGGAACCGTTCTTTTCGTGGACGACGAAGAGATGCTCCTTTCCAACGGATCCGCTATGTTGCATGCCTGCGGCTATGAAGTAACGACTGCCTCCTCGGGCAAAAACGCCATGGAATTACTTCGAAAAGCCCCGGATCGCTACGATATTGCCGTCGTCGATATTATCATGCCGGAATTCAGTGGATTAGAATGTT
- a CDS encoding 6-phosphogluconolactonase yields the protein MNFLAVQDADHAARLIYGRIEALVSASQYPVVVAVPGGTSPLPLFHLWRDEGKSRGTSFWEPLVLIQADERIVPQTHPDSNARLIREHLTGGWKGLEQRFHPFPPDADPRDFLVQVLGSGSQGSDERLAPPTLTLLGLGNDGHVASLFPCCPADWKRREEAFISESPNHPHRRITLSFPWINAGSEIVLLALGEKKRTAIARFLSGDDSVPAVSLALNKLTLVSDIVSSDGRLIGPGVV from the coding sequence ATGAATTTTCTTGCGGTACAAGATGCCGATCATGCGGCGCGACTAATCTATGGGCGTATCGAAGCCTTGGTTTCCGCTTCCCAATACCCCGTCGTTGTTGCCGTGCCCGGAGGAACTTCTCCCTTACCGCTGTTCCATCTTTGGCGGGATGAAGGGAAGAGCAGGGGAACCTCCTTCTGGGAGCCCCTGGTTTTGATACAGGCCGATGAGCGCATCGTGCCTCAGACCCACCCCGACAGTAATGCCCGCCTTATTCGGGAACACCTGACAGGCGGCTGGAAAGGGCTTGAACAACGCTTTCATCCTTTTCCGCCCGATGCCGATCCTCGCGATTTTCTTGTTCAGGTGCTCGGTTCAGGATCTCAAGGTTCTGATGAGCGGCTTGCGCCACCGACCTTGACGCTTCTCGGGCTTGGGAACGATGGCCATGTCGCCTCCCTCTTTCCCTGTTGTCCCGCCGATTGGAAGCGGCGCGAAGAGGCCTTTATCTCCGAATCCCCCAATCATCCCCATCGCCGCATTACCCTCTCTTTTCCCTGGATCAATGCCGGTTCCGAGATAGTGCTCCTTGCGTTGGGTGAAAAAAAACGAACCGCCATCGCTCGCTTCCTTTCGGGCGACGATAGCGTTCCAGCCGTCTCTCTTGCCCTGAATAAGCTCACCCTTGTTTCCGATATTGTTTCTTCTGATGGAAGATTAATAGGGCCTGGAGTCGTTTAG
- a CDS encoding trans-sulfuration enzyme family protein, which produces MSSRHGFETRQIHAGSTGPNPEKALNPPIFMTSTFTFDSIAAVDDVMSFRSDDYVYTRGNNPTLRLFENRMADLENGVGAVAFASGMAAISSTLFSLLKPGDSVVAHKTLYGSSHSVITTLLPRYGIRSIIADLTLPGELERKADKNTKLVYFETPANPDLSIIDIRQIAEQAAAIGAKVVVDNTFATPFLQRPLDLGAFAVVHSATKYLCGHGDVLGGVTVSKDMDYIHELKFGYMCEFGGTMSPFNAWLLLRGMKTLSLRMERHQENAKKVAKFLLQHPKVSKVLYPGLTDHPGHETAKKQMSGFGAMISFEVAGDLSATSHVVDAMKLPALAVSLGDCETLVELPAAMTHRGYDREHLAEFGLTESMIRLSIGLESVVDIIEDLGQALGRLS; this is translated from the coding sequence ATGAGTTCCAGGCACGGCTTCGAAACCCGACAAATCCACGCAGGAAGCACTGGTCCCAATCCCGAAAAGGCGCTAAATCCGCCTATTTTCATGACCAGTACCTTCACCTTCGATTCCATCGCCGCGGTGGATGATGTTATGAGCTTTCGCAGCGACGATTACGTCTACACCAGGGGAAACAATCCTACGCTCAGACTCTTCGAAAACAGGATGGCCGACCTGGAAAACGGCGTCGGTGCGGTTGCCTTTGCATCGGGGATGGCGGCAATAAGCTCGACCCTTTTCAGTCTCCTGAAACCGGGGGATTCGGTCGTGGCGCATAAAACCCTCTATGGATCAAGCCATTCGGTAATAACGACGCTCCTGCCCCGCTACGGAATTCGTTCCATCATCGCCGACCTCACGCTCCCTGGCGAGCTGGAACGGAAGGCCGATAAGAACACCAAGCTTGTCTACTTCGAAACACCAGCCAACCCCGATCTTTCCATTATCGATATACGGCAAATCGCCGAACAGGCGGCAGCCATTGGTGCAAAGGTCGTAGTGGACAACACCTTTGCAACCCCCTTTCTGCAAAGGCCCCTTGACCTCGGCGCCTTTGCAGTGGTTCATAGTGCGACAAAGTATCTTTGCGGGCACGGTGATGTATTGGGTGGAGTGACGGTTTCAAAGGATATGGATTACATCCACGAACTGAAATTCGGTTATATGTGCGAATTTGGGGGAACCATGAGCCCCTTCAACGCATGGCTCCTGCTTCGCGGAATGAAAACCCTCTCTTTGAGGATGGAACGCCACCAGGAAAATGCAAAAAAAGTTGCTAAATTCCTTCTTCAGCACCCGAAGGTCTCTAAGGTTCTCTATCCGGGACTGACCGATCATCCGGGACACGAGACGGCAAAAAAACAGATGAGCGGCTTTGGAGCCATGATCAGCTTCGAGGTGGCGGGCGATCTCTCTGCCACAAGTCATGTGGTCGATGCCATGAAACTTCCGGCCCTTGCCGTAAGCCTCGGCGACTGTGAAACCCTCGTAGAACTTCCCGCTGCCATGACCCACCGCGGTTACGACAGGGAGCATCTTGCCGAGTTCGGGCTTACCGAAAGCATGATACGGCTCTCCATCGGTCTCGAAAGCGTTGTCGATATCATCGAGGACCTGGGGCAGGCCCTGGGTCGGCTTTCATGA
- the zwf gene encoding glucose-6-phosphate dehydrogenase yields the protein MTECDVEEAVPVSPFSLIIFGGAGDLSRRKLFPTLFNAFSSGEFPQTFSIAAYGRQELDDGQFRSLVRQSIEEECPDHRADDLDSFLSRLYFLYGHFEKAEGYDRLATLIESFPDAEQLLYYLAVPEASYETIINQIAASSLPTEAGRVKIIIEKPFGKDLSGARRLNILVASAFREEQIFRMDHYLGKETVQNISFFRFANGIFEPIWNRNGIDSVQITVGEDIGIGHRGGFYERTGAIRDIFQNHLLQLLALVAMEPPTDFHAERVRDEKIKVLRSLRPVSVDEVADCSVVGQYAAGSIAGKKVPGYREEDRVDSASVVPTFFAAKVYIDSWRWAGVPFYLRTGKRFPVKGTEIILQFKQPPLKLFRDDCNPLEPSFLRIVIQPEEMIDLHIGVKYPEAANMLYPVDLRFSYRETFGTRAIPPYRRLILDAMRGDASLFVRQDDVEASWSFTDPFVSYWESRDSIPFYPAGTWGPGEAHDLIEREGRHWIEPLGVK from the coding sequence ATGACAGAATGCGATGTCGAGGAGGCTGTTCCCGTCTCTCCTTTTTCGCTCATCATTTTTGGAGGCGCTGGGGACCTGAGCAGGAGGAAACTTTTTCCCACCCTGTTCAATGCCTTTAGCTCGGGAGAATTCCCTCAAACCTTTTCCATTGCTGCCTATGGACGGCAGGAACTGGATGACGGCCAATTTCGCTCTCTTGTACGTCAGTCTATTGAGGAGGAGTGCCCCGATCATCGGGCTGACGATCTCGACAGCTTTCTTTCCCGCCTCTATTTCCTTTACGGCCATTTTGAGAAGGCGGAGGGCTACGATCGTCTTGCGACGCTCATCGAATCTTTCCCCGATGCCGAACAGCTGCTCTACTATCTGGCTGTTCCCGAGGCAAGTTACGAAACCATTATCAATCAGATTGCCGCCTCTTCTCTGCCGACGGAAGCCGGGCGGGTGAAAATCATCATCGAAAAACCCTTTGGAAAGGATCTTTCCGGCGCCCGAAGGCTGAATATCCTTGTTGCCTCCGCCTTTCGGGAGGAGCAGATCTTTCGTATGGATCACTATTTGGGGAAGGAGACGGTTCAGAATATCAGCTTCTTCCGTTTTGCCAATGGTATTTTTGAGCCGATATGGAACCGCAACGGGATCGATTCTGTACAGATCACCGTGGGGGAAGATATCGGCATCGGCCATCGCGGAGGTTTCTACGAAAGGACCGGAGCAATCAGGGATATCTTTCAGAACCATCTCTTGCAGCTGCTTGCTCTTGTTGCAATGGAGCCTCCTACCGATTTTCACGCCGAACGGGTCAGGGATGAGAAGATCAAGGTGCTCCGCTCGCTTCGTCCCGTCTCCGTCGACGAGGTTGCCGACTGCTCGGTGGTTGGGCAGTATGCTGCGGGGAGCATTGCAGGTAAAAAGGTGCCGGGCTATCGCGAGGAGGACCGAGTCGATTCCGCCTCTGTCGTTCCCACCTTTTTCGCTGCAAAGGTCTATATCGATTCCTGGCGCTGGGCAGGGGTTCCCTTCTACCTGCGTACCGGTAAGCGTTTCCCTGTAAAGGGAACGGAGATCATCTTACAGTTCAAGCAACCCCCGCTTAAGCTTTTCCGCGACGACTGCAACCCCTTAGAACCCTCGTTTCTCAGGATTGTTATTCAGCCGGAGGAGATGATTGATCTGCATATCGGCGTAAAATACCCGGAAGCCGCCAATATGCTCTATCCCGTAGACCTTCGCTTCAGTTATAGAGAAACCTTCGGGACCCGGGCCATCCCTCCCTACAGGAGGCTTATCCTCGATGCCATGCGGGGAGATGCCTCGTTGTTTGTTCGTCAGGATGATGTGGAGGCTTCCTGGTCCTTTACCGATCCGTTTGTTAGCTACTGGGAGTCTCGGGATTCGATTCCGTTCTATCCCGCAGGAACCTGGGGGCCTGGTGAGGCCCACGATTTGATCGAACGAGAAGGCAGGCACTGGATAGAGCCTCTGGGGGTAAAATGA
- the pncA gene encoding bifunctional nicotinamidase/pyrazinamidase: protein MSASALILIDIQNDFCPEGALAVTDGDAIVPPINRLLDSPGRSGFGKVVATADWHPLGHISFASTHEGKKVNDRIEANGITQNLWPVHCVAGTPGADFHPVLDIDRADLILRKGTSLHLDSYSAFFENDGKTPTGLHGYLQTCGIDTVFLAGLALDWCVFFSALDALALGYKTTILQDLCRPVDQPAGFSDKRVGELRMKGVLVSTSESLI, encoded by the coding sequence ATGAGTGCAAGCGCATTAATATTAATTGATATTCAGAACGATTTTTGTCCCGAAGGTGCCCTGGCCGTTACGGACGGGGATGCAATTGTCCCACCTATCAACCGTCTGCTTGACTCCCCCGGCCGTTCGGGATTCGGGAAGGTGGTGGCTACCGCCGATTGGCACCCCTTAGGCCATATTTCCTTTGCCTCCACCCATGAGGGGAAAAAGGTCAATGATCGGATAGAGGCCAACGGTATCACCCAAAATTTATGGCCGGTTCACTGTGTGGCAGGAACGCCTGGAGCCGATTTTCATCCCGTCCTGGATATCGACAGGGCCGATCTGATACTAAGAAAAGGAACCTCCCTCCATCTCGATTCGTACTCGGCCTTTTTCGAAAACGACGGAAAGACCCCTACCGGACTTCATGGCTATCTGCAAACCTGCGGAATCGATACGGTTTTTCTTGCGGGCCTTGCCCTGGACTGGTGTGTCTTTTTTTCAGCCCTTGATGCCCTTGCCCTTGGGTATAAAACGACGATACTGCAGGATCTTTGCAGGCCTGTCGATCAGCCTGCGGGTTTTTCCGATAAGCGGGTAGGGGAACTCAGGATGAAGGGTGTCCTCGTCAGTACATCGGAGAGCTTGATATGA
- a CDS encoding amidohydrolase produces the protein MKIEIKNCEIMQWKNGGAEFLRGSIAIGEGTIRSIGEIPKSFSPDRVIDAGGALALPGLVNAHTHVSMSLLRNLADDLELMKWLQDKVWPIEEKMSEEDVHIGALISMVEMIHSGITAFADMYFSMDQVAAAAAEAGLRANIGVGLTGDGETSKPKLQSFREFYDRYNGKADGRIVVDLAPHAPYTCDGDCLSAAAEVARDLGCGLHIHLAETSGEVEECKKRYGLSPIFLAERAGLFEGRAIAAHCVHVDEADIELLADKGVHVVHNPTSNLKLASGFAPTAAMIEAGVSLAIGTDGPASNNNQNMLEEIHLAAILAKAVAGDPTAMPAAQALQIATEGGAKALGLAEAAGSLSEGAPADLLLLRTDKAHMRPLHDPVAAVVYGAGPSDIDTLICDGKVIMTGGIIETLDEEEIIKKAQEAAIRLISR, from the coding sequence ATGAAGATCGAAATCAAAAATTGCGAAATCATGCAGTGGAAGAATGGAGGAGCAGAGTTCCTCCGAGGCAGCATTGCAATCGGGGAAGGCACCATCCGGAGTATAGGAGAAATTCCGAAGAGTTTTTCTCCCGACCGCGTCATTGACGCAGGGGGTGCCCTTGCCCTTCCCGGCTTGGTTAACGCCCACACCCACGTCTCCATGAGTCTTCTCAGAAATCTTGCCGATGATCTTGAACTGATGAAGTGGCTTCAAGATAAGGTATGGCCCATTGAGGAGAAGATGAGCGAAGAAGATGTCCATATCGGGGCCCTTATCTCCATGGTGGAGATGATCCATAGCGGGATTACCGCCTTTGCCGACATGTATTTCTCCATGGACCAGGTAGCGGCCGCAGCAGCCGAAGCAGGCCTCCGTGCAAACATCGGGGTGGGCCTTACCGGCGACGGGGAAACAAGTAAACCAAAGTTACAATCCTTTCGGGAATTCTACGATCGCTACAACGGAAAGGCCGATGGGAGAATTGTCGTGGACCTTGCGCCCCATGCCCCCTACACCTGTGACGGCGACTGCCTTTCGGCCGCTGCCGAGGTGGCCCGTGATCTGGGTTGCGGGCTGCATATTCATCTGGCTGAAACCTCCGGCGAGGTAGAAGAGTGTAAAAAGCGTTACGGGCTCTCTCCAATATTTCTCGCCGAACGGGCAGGTCTTTTTGAAGGAAGGGCCATTGCCGCTCATTGTGTCCATGTGGATGAGGCCGATATAGAGCTTCTTGCCGACAAGGGAGTCCATGTCGTACACAATCCGACGAGCAATCTGAAGCTTGCCAGCGGATTCGCTCCAACTGCAGCCATGATAGAGGCAGGGGTATCCCTTGCCATCGGCACCGATGGTCCGGCAAGCAATAATAATCAAAACATGCTTGAGGAGATTCATCTCGCGGCTATTCTCGCCAAGGCCGTTGCAGGTGATCCCACGGCCATGCCTGCGGCACAGGCCCTTCAGATAGCCACCGAGGGAGGGGCAAAGGCATTGGGGCTTGCCGAAGCCGCAGGGTCACTCAGCGAAGGAGCCCCGGCCGACCTCCTATTGCTGCGAACGGACAAGGCCCACATGCGGCCGCTGCATGATCCGGTTGCGGCCGTTGTTTACGGAGCCGGTCCCTCGGATATCGACACCCTTATCTGTGACGGCAAGGTGATCATGACAGGGGGAATAATCGAAACCCTCGACGAAGAGGAGATCATCAAAAAAGCACAAGAGGCGGCAATTCGTTTGATTTCGCGTTGA
- a CDS encoding aminotransferase class V-fold PLP-dependent enzyme, producing the protein MNRFSDLRKAFPFFGRQKEGEERIYLDSAGTSLSLGCSIEAMEAYLNDYRANIHSGGYRSSMQASEAYESARREVARFIDAETPEELIFTAGTTDAVNMAANGWSRGQLGKGKAIVVTQAEHHSNFLPWRRAAQELGVPFRIIPVTEEGGIDYSKLEEIIDADCGLVAVTALSNVSGEVVDMESVIARAKACGARVFVDGAQAAARIPLSVRKLDIDFLAFSGHKCYGTTGCGILYGKRKLLEKLPPFRLGGGMVQWVDEKKAEYASLPARHEGGTPDIGGAVALGSALHFLRETGMEAIYRHECMLTKACTDALAPLAGVQIIDVTSRPHCGVVSFNIEGVHPHDAVTFLDSKGIELRGGLHCAHPLHTALHWNGSIRASFGIYSTEEEVETLIREIKNCIRFFR; encoded by the coding sequence ATGAATCGTTTCTCGGATCTGCGAAAGGCCTTTCCCTTCTTCGGGCGACAAAAAGAGGGAGAGGAGCGAATCTATTTAGATTCGGCAGGCACAAGTCTGAGCCTGGGCTGTAGTATAGAAGCGATGGAAGCCTACCTGAACGATTACCGGGCCAACATCCACTCAGGGGGCTATCGCTCTTCGATGCAGGCTTCAGAGGCCTATGAGTCGGCACGCAGAGAGGTTGCCCGCTTCATCGATGCCGAAACCCCCGAAGAGCTTATCTTTACCGCAGGCACCACCGATGCCGTTAATATGGCTGCAAACGGATGGAGCCGAGGTCAGCTTGGAAAGGGAAAGGCCATCGTCGTCACCCAAGCCGAACATCATTCCAACTTTCTCCCCTGGCGAAGGGCGGCCCAAGAGCTTGGTGTGCCGTTTCGCATTATACCGGTTACCGAGGAGGGGGGCATAGACTATAGCAAGCTTGAAGAGATCATCGACGCCGATTGCGGTCTCGTGGCCGTTACAGCCCTCTCAAACGTCAGCGGTGAAGTTGTCGATATGGAGTCGGTCATCGCCAGGGCCAAGGCCTGCGGGGCCCGGGTCTTTGTGGACGGAGCTCAGGCAGCGGCACGCATCCCCCTTTCCGTGCGGAAACTGGACATAGACTTTCTCGCCTTCTCCGGTCACAAATGTTACGGAACCACAGGCTGTGGCATCCTCTATGGAAAACGCAAACTGCTTGAAAAGCTCCCGCCTTTCCGTCTCGGAGGAGGCATGGTACAATGGGTCGACGAAAAGAAGGCTGAGTATGCATCCCTGCCCGCCCGCCATGAGGGGGGAACCCCGGACATCGGTGGAGCCGTGGCTTTAGGGAGTGCCTTACATTTTCTGCGGGAAACCGGGATGGAGGCAATATACCGCCACGAATGCATGCTGACAAAGGCCTGTACCGACGCCCTTGCACCCCTTGCCGGGGTACAGATCATCGATGTGACCAGCCGCCCTCACTGCGGTGTAGTCTCCTTTAACATCGAAGGGGTACATCCCCATGACGCCGTCACCTTTTTAGATAGTAAGGGAATTGAACTGCGGGGCGGGCTTCATTGCGCCCATCCCCTTCACACCGCGCTGCACTGGAACGGGAGCATACGGGCCTCCTTCGGCATCTACTCGACAGAAGAGGAGGTAGAGACCCTCATCAGAGAAATCAAAAACTGTATTCGTTTTTTTCGCTAA
- a CDS encoding iron-sulfur cluster assembly scaffold protein — protein MTNPSDLYQKALLSLSRNPLHKGPCDQDPERRRLRNPICGDDIEVSLSLGRFDGYACALCTASAELLCRRIEELRNGNGATEETIRTEVKRILMLLQHPEDSSWSKGSLFDDLKPLLAAHRFPSRLDCVLLPWRCVGEEAEDQ, from the coding sequence ATGACAAATCCATCCGACCTTTATCAAAAGGCCTTGCTCTCGCTCTCCCGAAATCCTCTCCACAAGGGCCCATGCGACCAGGATCCGGAACGCAGACGCTTGCGTAATCCCATCTGTGGGGACGATATCGAAGTGTCTCTCAGCCTCGGACGTTTCGACGGCTATGCCTGTGCCCTTTGCACAGCCTCTGCAGAACTGCTCTGCAGAAGGATCGAGGAGTTAAGGAACGGAAACGGAGCAACCGAGGAAACGATAAGGACCGAGGTGAAACGGATTCTTATGCTGCTGCAGCATCCGGAAGATTCCTCGTGGTCGAAGGGATCCCTCTTTGACGACCTCAAGCCTCTTCTCGCTGCCCATAGGTTTCCCTCAAGGCTCGACTGTGTCCTGCTCCCTTGGAGATGTGTAGGAGAAGAGGCAGAAGATCAATGA